Proteins encoded within one genomic window of Gemmobacter sp.:
- a CDS encoding glutathione S-transferase, with protein sequence MRLFHSHTSPFVRKVMIVLHETGLLPQVELTSAAGTPLEPGTMPLAQNPLGKVPALERDDGPAIYDSRVICRYLDHLAGGRMYPAGPALWDVLTLEATADGIMDAAVLMVYEGKLRPEDKRVPEWVEGQWAKVARSLDALETRWIAHLAGPFDMGQAAVACALEYLDLRHADRDWRAGHPGLAAFHARVAGRPSLTATQPPAA encoded by the coding sequence ATGCGTCTGTTCCATTCCCATACCTCGCCCTTTGTGCGCAAGGTGATGATCGTGCTGCATGAAACCGGCCTGCTGCCGCAGGTCGAACTGACCAGCGCCGCCGGCACCCCGCTGGAGCCGGGCACCATGCCGCTGGCGCAGAACCCCCTGGGCAAGGTGCCGGCGCTGGAACGCGACGATGGCCCGGCGATTTATGACAGCCGGGTGATCTGCCGCTATCTGGACCATCTGGCAGGCGGGCGGATGTATCCTGCCGGTCCCGCGCTGTGGGATGTGCTGACGCTGGAGGCGACGGCCGATGGCATCATGGATGCGGCCGTGCTGATGGTCTACGAAGGCAAGCTGCGCCCCGAGGACAAGCGCGTGCCCGAATGGGTCGAGGGGCAGTGGGCCAAGGTGGCCCGGTCGCTGGATGCGCTGGAAACGCGCTGGATCGCGCATCTGGCGGGGCCGTTCGACATGGGACAGGCGGCGGTTGCCTGCGCGCTGGAATATCTGGACCTGCGCCATGCCGACCGCGACTGGCGCGCGGGGCATCCGGGGCTGGCGGCCTTTCATGCCCGCGTGGCCGGGCGGCCCAGCCTGACCGCCACGCAGCCGCCGGCGGCGTAA
- the parA gene encoding ParA family partition ATPase gives MMPFGGVVTVAQQKGGSGKTTLAATLAVGLRRMGARVALLDTDPQGSLGRWFMTRRDRLGDDPGLEMSTASAWGVSYETDKLRRLFDVVIVDTPPKVDSDLRPSLRSADLVIVPVAASHLDLWATEGVLDLCAREKRRVAIVLNRVKSRTRLSAEIAAAAADLHAGIATAQLGYRVAFAEAMGLGLSAQELPGATAAAREAQALVAEIAEALAQQG, from the coding sequence ATGATGCCATTCGGGGGCGTCGTGACGGTGGCGCAGCAAAAGGGCGGCAGCGGCAAGACCACGCTGGCGGCGACGCTGGCGGTCGGCTTGCGCCGCATGGGGGCGCGGGTGGCGCTGCTGGATACCGATCCGCAGGGCAGCCTTGGCCGCTGGTTCATGACCCGGCGCGACCGGCTGGGCGATGATCCGGGGCTGGAAATGTCCACCGCCTCGGCCTGGGGGGTCAGCTATGAAACCGACAAGCTGCGCCGGCTGTTCGATGTGGTCATCGTCGATACCCCGCCCAAGGTGGACAGCGACCTGCGCCCTTCGCTGCGGTCGGCCGATCTGGTGATCGTGCCGGTGGCGGCCAGCCATCTGGACCTGTGGGCCACCGAAGGCGTGCTGGACCTGTGTGCGCGCGAAAAGCGGCGCGTGGCCATCGTGCTGAACCGCGTCAAGAGCCGCACCCGGCTGAGCGCCGAGATTGCCGCCGCCGCCGCCGACCTGCACGCCGGCATCGCCACCGCGCAGCTGGGCTACCGCGTCGCCTTTGCCGAGGCGATGGGGCTGGGCCTGTCGGCGCAGGAGCTGCCCGGCGCCACCGCCGCCGCGCGCGAGGCGCAGGCATTGGTTGCCGAAATCGCCGAGGCGCTTGCGCAACAGGGATGA
- a CDS encoding NADP-dependent malic enzyme: MDEARQESARQQALDYHEFPRPGKLEIRATKPLANGRDLSRAYSPGVAEACLEIKADPANAARYTARGNLVAVVSNGTAVLGLGNIGALASKPVMEGKAVLFKKFANIDCFDIEVNEADPYKLADIVCALEPSFGAINLEDIKAPDCFIVEKLCRERMGIPVFHDDQHGTAIVVGAAATNALKIAGKRFEDIRIVSTGGGAAGIACLNMLLKLGVRRENVWLCDIHGLVYQGREADMNPQKAAFAQASDKRVLDEVIDGADLFLGLSGPGVLTPAMVARMAPNPIIFALANPTPEIMPDAVRAVAPGAIIATGRSDYPNQVNNVLCFPFIFRGALDVGASEINDAMQLACIEGIAQLARATTSAEAAAAYRGEQLTFGPEYLIPKPFDPRLMGVVASAVARAAMESGVATRPLADIDAYKQKLDGSVFKSALLMRPVFDAARSAARRLVFAEGEEERVLRAAHAIMEETTEIPILIGRPEVVAMRCERAGLPIRPDRDFQIVNPESDSRYREYWETYHGLMERQGVTPDVAKAVLRTNSTAIGAIMVHRGEADSLICGTVGQYRWHLNYVRQVLARGGLHPVGALSLIIQNEGPLFIADTQVNAEPTPEQLAETVIGAARHVRRFGIVPKIALCSSSQFGNLDTSSGQRMRAALALLDSREPDFAYEGEMTVDLALEPELRDRIFPHSRFDGAANVLVFGSTDAASGVRNILKTRAGGLEVGPILMGMGNRAHIVTPTITARGLLNMAALAGTPVAKYG; this comes from the coding sequence ATGGACGAGGCTCGGCAAGAAAGTGCCCGGCAGCAGGCGCTGGACTACCACGAATTTCCCCGGCCCGGAAAACTGGAGATCCGCGCGACGAAACCGCTGGCCAACGGCCGCGACCTGAGCCGCGCCTATTCCCCCGGCGTGGCCGAGGCCTGTCTGGAGATCAAGGCCGATCCCGCCAATGCCGCCCGCTATACCGCGCGGGGCAATCTGGTGGCGGTGGTGTCGAACGGCACCGCCGTGCTGGGTCTTGGCAACATCGGTGCGCTGGCCTCGAAGCCGGTGATGGAGGGCAAGGCGGTCCTGTTCAAGAAGTTCGCCAATATCGACTGTTTCGACATCGAGGTGAACGAGGCCGACCCCTACAAGCTGGCTGATATCGTCTGCGCGCTGGAACCGAGTTTCGGGGCGATCAACCTTGAGGATATCAAGGCGCCCGACTGTTTCATCGTGGAAAAGCTGTGCCGCGAGCGGATGGGCATTCCGGTGTTCCACGACGACCAGCATGGCACGGCGATTGTCGTGGGGGCGGCCGCAACCAATGCGCTGAAGATCGCCGGCAAGCGGTTCGAGGATATCCGCATCGTCTCGACCGGCGGCGGGGCGGCGGGGATTGCCTGCCTGAACATGCTGCTGAAGCTGGGCGTGCGGCGCGAAAACGTCTGGCTGTGCGATATTCACGGGCTGGTCTATCAGGGCCGTGAGGCCGACATGAACCCGCAGAAGGCGGCCTTTGCCCAGGCCAGCGACAAGCGGGTGCTGGACGAGGTGATCGACGGCGCCGATCTGTTCCTGGGCCTGTCCGGCCCCGGCGTGCTGACGCCCGCGATGGTGGCGCGCATGGCGCCGAACCCGATCATCTTTGCGCTGGCCAACCCGACGCCCGAGATCATGCCCGACGCCGTGCGCGCCGTGGCGCCCGGCGCGATCATCGCGACGGGGCGGTCGGATTACCCGAACCAGGTCAACAACGTGCTGTGCTTTCCGTTCATCTTCCGGGGTGCGCTGGATGTAGGCGCGTCGGAGATCAACGACGCCATGCAGCTGGCCTGCATCGAGGGTATCGCCCAGCTGGCCCGTGCCACCACCAGCGCCGAGGCGGCGGCGGCCTATCGGGGCGAGCAGCTGACCTTCGGGCCCGAATATCTGATCCCCAAGCCCTTCGACCCCCGCCTGATGGGCGTTGTCGCCAGCGCCGTGGCGCGGGCGGCGATGGAGTCGGGCGTGGCCACGCGGCCGCTGGCCGATATTGATGCCTACAAGCAGAAGCTGGATGGCTCGGTCTTCAAATCGGCGCTGCTGATGCGCCCGGTGTTCGATGCGGCCCGCAGCGCGGCGCGCCGTCTGGTCTTTGCCGAGGGCGAGGAGGAGCGCGTCTTGCGCGCGGCCCATGCCATCATGGAGGAAACGACCGAGATCCCGATCCTGATCGGGCGGCCCGAGGTGGTGGCGATGCGCTGCGAACGCGCCGGGCTGCCGATCCGCCCGGATCGCGATTTCCAGATCGTGAACCCGGAATCCGACAGCCGCTATCGGGAATACTGGGAAACCTATCACGGGCTGATGGAACGCCAGGGCGTGACGCCCGACGTGGCCAAGGCCGTGCTGCGCACCAATTCCACCGCCATCGGTGCCATCATGGTGCATCGGGGCGAGGCGGACAGCCTGATCTGCGGCACGGTGGGGCAGTATCGCTGGCATCTGAACTATGTCCGGCAGGTGCTGGCGCGCGGCGGGCTGCACCCGGTGGGGGCGCTGAGCCTGATCATCCAGAACGAAGGGCCACTGTTCATTGCCGATACGCAGGTGAATGCCGAACCCACGCCCGAACAGCTGGCGGAAACCGTGATCGGCGCCGCGCGCCATGTGCGCCGCTTTGGCATCGTGCCCAAGATCGCGCTGTGTTCCAGTTCGCAGTTCGGCAACCTCGATACCTCGTCGGGGCAACGGATGCGGGCGGCGCTGGCGCTGCTGGATTCGCGCGAGCCGGATTTTGCCTATGAAGGCGAGATGACGGTGGATCTGGCGCTGGAACCCGAATTGCGCGACCGGATCTTTCCGCATTCGCGGTTCGACGGGGCGGCGAACGTGCTGGTCTTTGGCTCGACCGACGCGGCCAGCGGGGTGCGCAACATCCTGAAAACGCGGGCCGGGGGGCTGGAGGTGGGGCCGATCCTGATGGGCATGGGCAACCGCGCGCATATCGTGACGCCGACCATCACTGCGCGGGGCCTGCTGAACATGGCGGCGCTGGCCGGCACGCCAGTGGCGAAATACGGCTGA
- a CDS encoding MgtC/SapB family protein yields MPVDLVQASINMGVALGCGALIGVERQIRQRKAGLRTNALVALGAAAYMVLSMLVQGDMSPSRIAAQVVSGIGFLGAGIIFRDGFNVHGLTTAATLWCSAAVGLLAGGGHWQFALVATGMVVFVNFGLRPFVQWLKRRLQARAPEGRAFRVAVSVPEPHEGATRSLMLRTLSLGGLHLSEIEMRRDAEGAVTLAATVMGEGVADAVLEQAVQRLAAEPGLSRVRWEALDEG; encoded by the coding sequence ATGCCGGTTGATCTTGTGCAGGCGTCCATCAACATGGGCGTGGCGCTGGGGTGCGGGGCGCTGATCGGGGTGGAACGGCAGATCCGCCAGCGCAAGGCGGGGCTGCGGACCAACGCCCTGGTCGCGCTGGGGGCGGCGGCCTATATGGTGCTGTCGATGCTGGTCCAGGGCGACATGAGCCCCAGCCGGATCGCCGCGCAGGTGGTCAGCGGGATCGGCTTTCTGGGCGCCGGGATCATCTTTCGTGATGGGTTCAACGTGCATGGCCTGACCACGGCGGCCACGTTGTGGTGTTCGGCGGCGGTGGGGCTGCTGGCAGGCGGCGGGCACTGGCAGTTCGCGCTGGTGGCCACGGGCATGGTGGTGTTCGTGAACTTCGGCCTGCGTCCCTTTGTGCAGTGGCTCAAGCGGCGGTTGCAGGCGCGCGCGCCCGAGGGGCGGGCGTTCCGGGTGGCGGTTTCCGTCCCCGAACCGCACGAGGGCGCGACCCGCAGCCTGATGCTGCGCACGCTGAGCCTGGGCGGCCTGCATCTGAGCGAGATCGAGATGCGCCGCGATGCCGAAGGGGCGGTGACGCTGGCGGCAACCGTGATGGGCGAAGGGGTTGCCGATGCCGTTCTGGAACAGGCGGTGCAGCGGCTGGCGGCCGAACCCGGCCTGTCGCGCGTGCGGTGGGAGGCGCTGGACGAAGGCTGA
- the pgsA gene encoding CDP-diacylglycerol--glycerol-3-phosphate 3-phosphatidyltransferase: MRWTLPNILTTIRLLAAPGVAVMFLYFNRPFADWLALALFVTAAITDFFDGYLARLWKQESRYGAMLDPIADKAMVVIAIMVITGYSGMNPWLILPATVILFREVFVSGLREYLGDRAHLLKVTRLAKWKTTAQMIAIAVLFLGTGLAYIEAGSPRAGEGGVPVSVSHAAVATWIGLALIWVAAALTAITGWDYLRKAAPFLKDTP; this comes from the coding sequence ATGAGGTGGACGCTTCCGAATATCCTGACGACCATTCGGCTGCTTGCAGCGCCCGGCGTTGCGGTGATGTTCCTGTATTTCAACCGCCCCTTCGCCGACTGGCTGGCGCTGGCGCTGTTCGTGACGGCGGCCATCACCGATTTCTTCGACGGCTATCTGGCGCGGCTGTGGAAACAGGAAAGCCGCTATGGCGCGATGCTGGACCCGATTGCCGACAAGGCGATGGTGGTGATCGCGATCATGGTGATCACCGGCTATTCCGGCATGAACCCCTGGCTGATCCTGCCGGCCACCGTCATCCTGTTCCGCGAGGTGTTCGTTTCCGGCCTGCGGGAATATCTGGGCGACCGGGCGCATCTGCTGAAGGTGACCAGGCTGGCGAAATGGAAGACCACTGCCCAGATGATCGCCATTGCCGTGCTGTTCCTGGGCACCGGACTGGCCTATATCGAGGCGGGCAGCCCCCGCGCGGGCGAGGGCGGGGTGCCGGTTTCCGTCTCGCATGCGGCGGTGGCCACGTGGATCGGGCTGGCGCTTATCTGGGTTGCGGCGGCGCTGACGGCGATCACCGGCTGGGATTATCTGCGCAAGGCCGCGCCGTTCCTGAAGGATACGCCGTGA
- a CDS encoding universal stress protein, translated as MYTNILVPVAPDHGAVVGSSMQAARALLSPGGTITVLTVIEAIPSYISQYLPQDQQDRNVAETEAQLATEFAGQAGVAVVVKVGHAAQTILDVAEEGKHDCVIIASHRPGLQDYFLGSTAARVVRHAQCGVHVTR; from the coding sequence ATGTATACCAACATCCTCGTCCCCGTCGCGCCGGATCATGGCGCCGTTGTCGGCAGTTCCATGCAGGCAGCCCGCGCGCTGCTGTCGCCGGGCGGCACCATCACCGTGCTGACCGTGATCGAGGCGATCCCGTCCTACATCTCGCAATACCTGCCGCAGGACCAGCAGGACCGCAACGTTGCCGAGACCGAGGCGCAGTTGGCCACCGAATTTGCCGGTCAGGCCGGGGTGGCGGTGGTGGTCAAGGTGGGCCATGCCGCGCAGACCATTCTGGACGTGGCCGAGGAAGGCAAGCACGACTGCGTGATCATCGCATCGCACCGCCCGGGGTTGCAGGACTATTTCCTGGGTTCCACCGCTGCGCGCGTTGTGCGCCATGCGCAATGCGGCGTGCATGTGACCCGCTGA
- a CDS encoding molybdenum cofactor biosynthesis protein MoaE codes for MAVRVQAEPFDFGAEATAFAAQVAGAGAVVTFTGLVRDIPGGLSVMEIEHYPGMTERALETVRAEAVGRWSLDGALIIHRHGRLMAGDTIMMVATAARHRADAFAAAEYLMDYLKSRAPFWKKEHGAGGAAWVAARDEDEAALDRWSREGR; via the coding sequence ATGGCCGTCCGGGTTCAGGCTGAGCCCTTTGACTTCGGCGCCGAGGCGACGGCCTTTGCCGCGCAGGTGGCGGGGGCTGGGGCGGTGGTCACCTTTACCGGCCTGGTGCGCGACATTCCGGGCGGGCTGTCGGTGATGGAGATCGAGCATTACCCCGGCATGACCGAGCGCGCGCTGGAAACCGTGCGGGCCGAGGCGGTGGGCCGCTGGTCGCTGGACGGGGCGCTGATCATCCACCGCCATGGCCGGCTGATGGCAGGCGATACCATCATGATGGTGGCCACGGCCGCCCGCCACCGGGCCGATGCCTTTGCCGCCGCCGAATACCTGATGGACTACCTGAAATCCCGCGCGCCGTTCTGGAAAAAGGAACATGGCGCCGGCGGGGCCGCCTGGGTGGCCGCGCGGGACGAGGATGAGGCGGCGCTGGACCGCTGGTCGCGCGAAGGCCGATAG
- the pgi gene encoding glucose-6-phosphate isomerase yields MTIEATWKALATHHAGVAGRSILSLFDDPGRAAAFSAELAYEDGAPASFLLDYSKTNLDVRGLALLMDLARAARVEARRDAMFAGRPINETEGRAVLHTMLRGAPDPALPAAWTTEVIDTLRRMVTFARAVRSGAFAGVGGAFTDVINIGIGGSDLGPVMATLALAPYHDGPRAHFISNVDGAQAADTLRGLNPATTLVIVASKTFTTIETMTNAATVRDWMQGAGVDAAAQMVAVSSAGDLAAEWGIPPERVFGFGDFIGGRYSVWGPVGLAVMLAVGPEDFGAFLDGAALMDRHFRQAPLDRNLPVLLAMVGVWHAQICGYATRAVLPYDQRLSRLPAYLQQLEMESNGKRVAMDGTDLPRSSGPVVWGEPGTNGQHAFYQMIHQGTRVIPCEFLIAAQGHEPALAQHHRLLIANCLAQSEALMRGRSLAEARALMAARGLTGAELERQARHRVFPGDRPSVTMAYRQLTPFALGMILALYEHRVFVEGVVLGINSFDQWGVELGKELALKLEPLLTPGADDSAKDGSTRLLLGHLRG; encoded by the coding sequence ATGACGATCGAGGCAACCTGGAAGGCGCTGGCCACCCATCACGCCGGTGTCGCAGGCCGCAGCATCCTGTCCCTGTTCGATGATCCGGGGCGGGCGGCGGCATTTTCCGCCGAACTTGCCTATGAAGACGGGGCGCCCGCCTCGTTCCTGCTCGACTATTCCAAGACCAATCTGGATGTCCGGGGCCTGGCCCTGCTGATGGATCTGGCGCGTGCCGCCCGGGTCGAGGCGCGGCGCGACGCGATGTTCGCCGGCCGCCCGATCAACGAGACCGAAGGCCGCGCCGTCCTGCACACCATGCTGCGTGGCGCACCCGATCCGGCCTTGCCGGCCGCCTGGACGACCGAGGTCATTGACACCCTGCGGCGCATGGTCACGTTCGCCCGCGCGGTGCGGTCCGGCGCCTTTGCCGGTGTGGGCGGGGCGTTCACCGACGTGATCAACATCGGCATCGGCGGGTCCGACCTGGGGCCGGTGATGGCGACGCTGGCGCTGGCGCCCTATCACGACGGACCGCGCGCGCATTTCATCTCGAACGTCGATGGCGCGCAGGCCGCCGATACGCTGCGCGGGCTGAACCCGGCCACCACGCTGGTGATCGTCGCCTCCAAGACCTTTACCACCATCGAAACGATGACCAATGCCGCCACCGTCCGCGACTGGATGCAGGGCGCCGGGGTCGATGCGGCGGCGCAGATGGTCGCGGTGTCTTCGGCCGGCGACCTGGCGGCGGAATGGGGCATTCCGCCGGAACGGGTGTTCGGCTTTGGCGATTTCATCGGCGGACGCTATTCGGTCTGGGGGCCGGTGGGGCTGGCGGTGATGCTGGCCGTTGGTCCCGAGGATTTCGGCGCCTTCCTGGACGGTGCCGCGTTGATGGACCGCCATTTCCGTCAGGCGCCGCTGGACCGTAACCTGCCGGTGCTGCTGGCCATGGTCGGCGTCTGGCATGCCCAGATCTGCGGCTATGCCACCCGGGCGGTGCTGCCCTATGACCAGCGGCTGTCGCGGCTGCCCGCCTACCTGCAACAGCTGGAGATGGAATCGAACGGCAAGCGCGTGGCGATGGATGGCACCGACCTGCCGCGCAGTTCCGGCCCGGTGGTCTGGGGAGAGCCCGGGACCAACGGGCAGCATGCCTTTTACCAGATGATCCATCAGGGCACGCGGGTGATTCCCTGCGAATTCCTGATCGCCGCGCAGGGGCATGAACCGGCGCTGGCCCAGCATCACCGGCTGCTGATTGCCAACTGTCTTGCCCAGTCCGAGGCGCTGATGCGCGGCCGGTCTCTGGCCGAGGCGCGGGCGCTGATGGCGGCGCGCGGCCTGACCGGGGCGGAACTGGAACGCCAGGCCCGCCACCGGGTGTTCCCGGGTGATCGTCCTTCGGTGACCATGGCTTACCGGCAGCTGACGCCCTTTGCCCTGGGGATGATCCTGGCGCTGTATGAACACCGCGTGTTCGTCGAGGGGGTGGTGCTGGGCATCAACAGCTTTGACCAATGGGGGGTGGAACTGGGCAAGGAACTGGCGCTGAAGCTGGAACCGCTGCTGACCCCGGGCGCCGATGACAGCGCCAAGGATGGTTCTACCCGGCTGTTGCTGGGCCATCTGCGCGGGTGA
- a CDS encoding response regulator transcription factor produces MAVISVLIADDHLLLRETLVHFLTREPGFQVTTAGTLAETLDRIATQGPFDVVLLDVVMPGMQGLPGVSEVVAANIGGAVVVMSGSVQRSFVEGAMQRGARGYVPKTLPARALAEAMRQVASGRSYLPVDLHADSNLALPPGLAHLSPQEMRVLRFLCQGLSNKEIAREMDIGEVTVKTHMRAICTKLGARNRTQAALIGTAQLRG; encoded by the coding sequence ATGGCGGTGATTTCGGTGCTGATCGCCGACGACCACCTGCTGTTGCGGGAAACCCTGGTGCATTTCCTGACGCGCGAGCCGGGGTTTCAGGTAACAACCGCCGGCACGCTGGCCGAAACGCTGGACCGCATCGCAACCCAGGGCCCGTTCGACGTGGTGTTGCTGGATGTGGTGATGCCCGGCATGCAGGGCCTGCCCGGCGTGTCCGAGGTGGTGGCGGCCAATATCGGCGGCGCCGTGGTGGTGATGTCGGGATCGGTCCAGCGCAGTTTCGTCGAAGGGGCGATGCAGCGGGGCGCGCGCGGCTATGTGCCCAAGACGCTGCCCGCCCGCGCCCTGGCCGAGGCGATGCGCCAGGTCGCCTCGGGGCGCAGCTATCTGCCGGTGGATCTGCATGCCGACAGCAACCTTGCCCTGCCCCCCGGCCTTGCGCATCTGTCGCCGCAGGAAATGCGCGTGCTGCGGTTCCTGTGCCAGGGCCTGTCCAACAAGGAAATCGCGCGCGAGATGGATATTGGCGAGGTGACGGTGAAAACCCACATGCGGGCGATCTGCACCAAGCTGGGCGCGCGCAACCGCACGCAGGCGGCGCTGATCGGCACGGCGCAGCTGCGGGGCTAG
- the zwf gene encoding glucose-6-phosphate dehydrogenase: MVSRVIPVEVFDLVVFGATGDLARRKILPGLYRRWLAGQIPPQSRLIGAARSAMTPAAFREFAAGAIADFVAPDKRDPVAEAAFLDRVDYVAVDALGQGGWAELAGRMRGGVVRAFYFSVAPALFGPLAERLKQHGIADDDSRVVVEKPFGSDLETARALNATLALHFHEAQIYRIDHYLGKETVQNLMAVRFANILFEPLWNAQYVDHVQITVAETVGVAGRASYYDKSGAMRDMVQNHMMQLLCLIAMEPPYHFDPDAVRDEKLKVIRALDPVRPEDIVRGQYLPGIGQPGYRQDVENPESQSESFVALRAQISNWRWKGTPFYLRTGKRLRARVSEIAVAFKEPPHSIFDDAPGWQENVLVIRLQPDEGMNLKVMIKEPGPGGMRLVQVPLDMSFAEALGPEGSDMPDAYERLIMDVIRGNQTLFMRGDEVEAAWAWTDPVIDLWEDDKPHGYEPGTSGPEEALMLMHRDGRRWREIR, encoded by the coding sequence ATGGTCTCGCGCGTCATACCTGTCGAGGTGTTCGATCTGGTCGTGTTCGGCGCGACCGGCGATCTGGCGCGGCGCAAGATCCTCCCGGGGCTGTATCGGCGCTGGCTGGCCGGGCAGATCCCGCCGCAAAGCCGGCTGATCGGCGCGGCGCGCAGCGCGATGACGCCGGCCGCCTTCCGCGAATTCGCGGCCGGCGCGATTGCCGATTTCGTCGCCCCCGACAAGCGCGATCCGGTCGCCGAGGCGGCGTTTCTGGACCGGGTGGATTACGTGGCCGTCGATGCGCTGGGGCAGGGGGGCTGGGCGGAACTGGCGGGCCGGATGCGCGGCGGCGTGGTGCGGGCGTTCTATTTCTCGGTCGCGCCGGCGCTGTTCGGGCCCTTGGCGGAACGGCTGAAACAGCATGGCATCGCCGATGATGACAGCCGGGTGGTGGTGGAGAAACCCTTCGGCTCGGATCTGGAGACGGCACGGGCGCTGAACGCGACGCTGGCCCTGCATTTCCACGAGGCGCAGATCTACCGGATTGACCATTATCTTGGGAAAGAGACGGTCCAGAACCTGATGGCGGTGCGGTTCGCGAACATTCTGTTCGAGCCGTTGTGGAATGCCCAGTATGTCGATCATGTGCAAATAACTGTGGCCGAAACGGTGGGCGTGGCCGGCCGTGCATCGTATTATGACAAGTCGGGCGCGATGCGCGACATGGTGCAGAACCACATGATGCAGCTGCTGTGCCTGATCGCCATGGAACCGCCCTATCATTTCGACCCCGACGCCGTGCGGGATGAAAAGCTCAAGGTGATCCGCGCGCTGGATCCGGTGCGGCCCGAGGATATCGTGCGCGGCCAGTATCTGCCCGGCATCGGCCAGCCCGGCTATCGGCAGGATGTCGAGAACCCGGAAAGCCAGTCGGAAAGCTTTGTCGCGCTGCGGGCGCAGATTTCCAACTGGCGCTGGAAGGGCACGCCGTTCTACCTGCGCACGGGCAAACGGCTGCGGGCGCGGGTGTCTGAAATTGCCGTGGCTTTCAAGGAGCCGCCGCATTCGATCTTTGACGATGCGCCGGGCTGGCAGGAAAACGTGCTGGTGATCCGGTTGCAACCGGACGAGGGCATGAACCTGAAGGTGATGATCAAGGAACCGGGGCCGGGCGGGATGCGCCTGGTGCAGGTGCCGCTGGACATGTCCTTTGCCGAGGCGCTGGGGCCCGAAGGATCGGACATGCCTGATGCCTATGAACGGCTGATCATGGATGTGATCCGCGGCAACCAGACGCTGTTCATGCGCGGCGACGAGGTCGAGGCCGCCTGGGCCTGGACCGATCCGGTGATCGACCTGTGGGAAGACGACAAGCCCCATGGCTACGAGCCCGGAACCTCTGGCCCCGAAGAGGCGTTGATGCTGATGCACCGCGACGGGCGGCGCTGGAGGGAGATCCGCTGA
- the pgl gene encoding 6-phosphogluconolactonase, translating to MEFREYPDPEALFLSLANQIAGELGQALRGAGQASLAVPGGSTPGPLFDLLSGVDLDWVQVAVLPTDERWVPDSDPRSNGRLIRSRLLRGAASGARLMPMHVAGTDPETAADRLGAAIAPLLPLTTVVLGMGEDMHTASLFPGGDHLAQALAPDAPVLVAMRAPGAPEPRLTLSARVLKGAMNLHLVILGPAKRTALEHAQGLTADLAPVRAVLDNATVHWAE from the coding sequence ATGGAATTCCGCGAATACCCCGATCCCGAGGCGCTGTTCCTGTCGCTGGCCAACCAGATCGCCGGGGAACTGGGGCAGGCGCTGCGCGGGGCGGGGCAGGCCTCGCTGGCGGTGCCCGGTGGCAGCACGCCGGGGCCGCTGTTCGACCTGCTGTCGGGCGTGGATCTGGACTGGGTGCAGGTTGCGGTGCTGCCCACCGATGAACGCTGGGTGCCGGACAGCGACCCGCGATCCAACGGCCGGCTGATCCGGTCGCGGCTGTTGCGCGGCGCGGCCTCGGGCGCGCGGCTGATGCCGATGCATGTTGCGGGAACCGACCCCGAGACGGCGGCCGACCGGCTGGGGGCCGCCATCGCGCCGCTGCTGCCGCTGACCACGGTCGTGCTGGGCATGGGAGAGGATATGCACACCGCCAGCCTGTTCCCCGGCGGCGATCATCTGGCCCAGGCGCTGGCCCCCGATGCGCCGGTGCTGGTGGCGATGCGCGCCCCGGGCGCCCCGGAACCGCGCCTGACGCTGAGCGCGCGGGTGCTGAAAGGTGCGATGAATCTGCACCTTGTGATCCTTGGCCCGGCCAAGCGCACTGCGCTGGAACATGCCCAGGGGCTGACGGCGGATCTTGCCCCCGTGCGCGCGGTGCTGGATAACGCGACGGTTCATTGGGCGGAGTGA
- the moaD gene encoding molybdopterin converting factor subunit 1 translates to MDVLYFAWVRERIGVPREKVETSAPDVAALVAELAAREDRYAAAFADLASLRVALDQELSSFDAPLAGVREVAFFPPMTGG, encoded by the coding sequence TTGGATGTGCTGTATTTCGCCTGGGTGCGCGAACGCATCGGGGTGCCGCGGGAAAAGGTGGAAACATCGGCGCCCGATGTGGCCGCGCTGGTCGCCGAACTTGCCGCCCGCGAAGACCGTTACGCCGCCGCCTTTGCCGATCTGGCATCCTTGCGGGTGGCGCTGGATCAGGAACTGTCATCCTTTGACGCGCCCCTGGCCGGGGTGCGCGAGGTGGCGTTCTTTCCGCCGATGACCGGGGGCTGA